Genomic window (Musa acuminata AAA Group cultivar baxijiao chromosome BXJ1-9, Cavendish_Baxijiao_AAA, whole genome shotgun sequence):
CCATGCAATGAAAAAAAAACGGAAACTAAATGAAACACACATGATGAAGATTGATGGATGGTCCCGATTTGATGTGAGGATGATGCTGTCCGTGCATAGACCTCACTTAAAGTGAGTCACATTATATTACTGGAGGTCTTAGTTGTATCCCTAGAAAAAATTTGATTTATGTTTCTGGTATGCAACTGAGATTTTAGTTCTTCTCATAAGCAATCTAGTAGACCGGTCAGATGATGCTTTACTTCTTTGGTTTCAGAATACTTGTGACGGATGCCGTTTTGCTGTTCAGAGTCAATATGTTGTCTGTGCCTTCTTGCAGTTTTGTGTACACTGCCGGTGTAAATTCGCAGCGCCCCGCTGATCTTCATTCCATATATTAAAGCAGAGGTTTTGTCAATATATCATCGTCGAGccaatttttttctttgattatAACCATTTAGTTGACAGAATATACTACTATTGATAGCTTTTAACTGTAGATATTGAGGTTTCCAACAGGTCATGTTGTCAACACAAGTTGGAGACTGTTTTGAGTAATTCTTGATCCAGTGATCCATGGAATAAAAAGTCGTCTTTCTTTTAGTGTTGTAAACTTGATCAAAGGTAAAAGGATGCATGTTTATATTTTACGGTAGATATAAGATATACGAATTAGATTATGTAGTCATATCTAATTAGATAGGATGTATTATAAATCGAATTGAATTCTGATTACAATTATTATTCAATAGAAAGGAAGTTCAGTTATTTTAGATTCTTTGTTCTTATATATAAATAGACAAGATCTCTAGTGTGTGAAGGTGTAGACATATTGATACATGACATTATTGAAAGATTATATAACTTTTTTAATCCTCCTTAGTCATGTGAGTCGATCATCgggagaaaaaaaatatgaatttaGTTTTTTTTACAGAAGAGGATTGTGAATTTAGTTATCATTATAGATCGATATCATTATGATTTTTGGATTCGAGTACGATGCCCCtacaaataaagattttttttaataacataTAAACTCAAGATAATTATTGCTAATCATGATTatcattaaattaaatattaaaatttttaatatctaaaATGCCTTTTATTGTTTTGATCAATCGAttgattattaattaatattatcaaggatatatatatatatatatatatatatatatatataattatataattttactataattatttattaatttcaaatttcttaaaaaataatggTTTGCATTAACTTTGTTATATTATGTAATTTAAGTGAATCCTCCACTGCATTATTTATCAAATCTCTcctgaaatatttatttttattatttattagttaATAATGGCatgtaatattatttattatgtggCGTCACTATGACGTCGGCGTTTGTCGTCGCGTTTAAGGATGAAAAATGAGGGCCGAGCTGCTCACTGCGGTACGGTTACCTCCCTACCGTTCCCCCTTTCCACTCTTGACCTCTGAGAACCTTCCGTTCCACGTTCAAACCTCtctgtcgagagagagagagacctgacGCCATCGAGCACCTTTCGCCTTGATTTGAACCGCCGCCCCGTCCTCCCTTCCCTCGCCATCTCACCCGTTTGCCCCTTTCAGCCTCTCCTCTAATCCAATTCCCTCGGATCTCTCGCTTTCACGTGCGTGCGGGACACAGACTCGGGTTGGGGAGGCAAACCGACACCAGCGGCGGGAAGATGGTGAGGTTGCCGTACCTGACCGCGTTGACCACCCTGTTCAGCTACGGCCTCCTGTTCGTGTTCGGCCAGCTCAGGGATTTCTTCCGGAAGATCATCGATTGGTCCAAATCCACCTCCAAGGGCCTCAAGGTCCCTCCTTTTGTCTTTAGATCCCTCCCCCCTTTCGGCTTCTGATTCCTCTCCTTTCTTTCTTATCTGCTTGGGGTGTTGGATTCGGGTTCTGAGGGGGAATTCTTGGTTTCTTCTGGAATAGGGGTATGCCCCGATCTGCTTAGGGCTCGAAGATTTCTACACCCGCCGCCTCTATCTCCGCATTCAGGTTTGTTCTTTTCTGAATCTTCTTATCGGTTTCCTCTTCAAAGttccatttttttttattgttttctccTTAATTCATGTAGTTTGTTTACCATATTTAATGAGTAAGTTTTGCATGATTTTAATAACAAAAGGATTCTGGATATTCTGTATATTCGTCATCTTTGCCCCAGAGCAAATTGGAATATGTTCTCATAAAGTCCCACAGGATCCCTGCTTGTTCGTTGTATAAAGACGCCTTCTTCGCTTGCAAATTTTGTATACTCAAGCACTTTAGAGCTTGTTTGCTCTACTGAAAGTGGAAAACGGCACCTTACGAGAGTTTTCTGAGTTATTCCCAAACTCAAATCATACAACCAATCTCTCCTTTCAACCTTCCTGTAAATGACTTAGGAGGTTTTTCCAGTGAAGTTCAGTTTCTCCAAATTTAAGGCTTTCTGAAACTTCTCTTTCGAGTTCCAGGCTGCTTCTGCTGAACCAAACATAGAAAGTCAAGTCATTCTCATTGAAAATCCACCTTGATCATGCACTTCTGGTGAAATAAACAGACGTTGGTTTTGCTCAAGTGTTGCACTGGAATGTTCAGCATAAACTTCTTTTGAATGTAGTAACAGTCaaagaacttactaagtttggtaGTTTGTTATATACAATGTTGCTGAAGGAAAGATGGTTTCCAAAGTACAATGATGTTATCTAAAACTGAAAACAAATGAAATGGGATAAGAAAGATTTAGCCAGTCGATAACGACATTGCAATGACGCAAGAAGGTCAATTTTGTTGTTTATTTCACTTTATTAATTGTGATGTGTCGTTGTCTACTTACCAAGAAGGCTTTCTTATCCTTcttcatatttttaaataaatagttCAAAAATCCTGTGTTttgtatatttttaaataaatatatttttaaatattttctttgattaattgtgatttttttgtatgtttaaataaataaataaaacttatCTGCTCAAATCATATAAACATATGATTTGAGCCCATAAGTTTCTAAACAGCATAATGTAGAAGGAAGATACCTTTGCTATTTTCTTAGGAAACTGATATTTCTTGATACCTATGGGAAAACCTATACGACTCATATGACAGATAAGTCTAACTGGTTTTTGACCAAACCAAATAATCCCTGGAAAATATTTGTCACTGGATTTTGATTTAACAGATAAATTTTCTCTCATGTATCTGGCAGACAATGACCACAATGACCTTTAATGCGATCTCTTAGTATTGCACAACCACAATGGCCAAGTCTTAATCCTTGTGAAATATGCAATTAAAGTTATTTTTGTGTCATCATTAGATTTGATTTCAGAATGACAGTAGTCCATTGGGCTATGAGCTCAGCTACAATCCAGGTTCTATGATTCTTTTAGTGAGTTGTATATCTTATGACAACAAATGTTCTGATGTGGCAGGACTGCTTTAGTCGACCAATTGCTAGTGCACCAGATGCTTGGATTGATGTGGTTGAACGATATTCTAATGATAATAACAAGACACTACAGTAAGTATTTTTCACATAATTTATTGTCATATACATGATCTTTTGATGTCATCAGAAATTTCTACCATATTCATGTATCTGAGACTTATAAAGCATAGTCTATGGTCAAGGATAATGAAACTTATGGTTTGTAACCCTGCTgattaaaatacaaaaatattgcCTAATTTAAGGATAACAAAACATAAAATGTATGCTCCCCTGCTGCTTATCAGACAGATTCTGAAACAGAATGCTACTTTCTGTTACTGAAGTCCTTTAAAACTTATTGAAAAGTTTAGACTGTTTCTAATAATCTCTGCAGCCGGACCTCGAATACTACCAAGTGCCTCAACCTGGGATCATATAACTACCTTGGTTTTGCAGCAGCTGATGAATACTGCACGCCCCGTGTTATTGAGTCTTTGAAAAAATACTCTTCCAGCACCTGCAGTATCCGTGTAGATGGCGGTATGAATTTTTCTGCTTGATGTATTACAGACGAGAGTCTTTCATGAATGTGGGATCAATCTGGCTTTCGTGAATCAGGCACGACTGACTTACATAATGAACTGGAGGAGCTAGTTGCAAGATTTGTGGGAAAACCAGCTGCTATAACTTTTGGCATGGGTTATGTGACAAACTCTGCCATTATCCCCATTCTGATTGGGAAGGTTTGTACAATTTCTTGTGTGTTATgtgcataattcaaaaaaaagaacTTAAAGGATTCTTATCAGTGTTGTCTTGCTGCATAATTATGATCATTTATAGGGAGGACTGATTATTAGTGATTCTTTGAATCATAACTCCATTGTCAATGGTGCTCGAGGATCAGGTGCAGCAGTACGTGTTTTCCAGCACAATAGTAAGTTTTAAAAATCACAATGAAATTGATGTTATCCTTGTAGTTGATTGTTCTCAGTTTCTGTTACTGTGGTTTTGTAGACCCCTCACATTTGGAAGAGGTGCTGAGAGAGCTGATAGCTGAGGGACAGCCTCGAACACATAGGCCGTGGaagaaaattattgttattgttgaggGTATCTACAGCATGGAGGGAGAACTTTGCCAGCTTCCTGAGATAATATCTGTTTGCAAGAAATATAAGGTTTGATCATCGTTAAGTTAATGTCCCAATCTTCTGCAAAGATACATCCTTGAGCAAATGGGTGCTGCATATTCTTGTCCCAAGCACTGACTAAAACAAAGGATTAGTTTGACAATATCTCTGTGCAAACAGGCATACACTTACTTGGATGAGGCCCACAGCATTGGTGCAGTTGGAAAAACTGGCAGAGGAGTTTGTGAGCTCCTAGGAGTGGATCCAGCTGATGTAGATATCATGATGGGCACATTTACAAAATCCTTTGGATCTTGTGGAGGATATATTGCGGCATCCAAGGTTCTCTTCTTGCAAAAATAAGATTCACAAGGATCAAATGGTGTAGGACAAATTGTAAGATACCTTCTAAAGCTTATTGTTTTACTCAGGAAATCATTCAATACCTAAAGTACAGTTGTCCAGCACATCTATATGCAACTTCCATGTCACCACCAGCTGTACAGCAAGTGATATCAGCAATTAAAGTTATTCTTGGTGAAGATGGGTCAAGTAGAGGTAAACAAGGGATAACTTTGATACATTTCAAGTTTGTGTAGTTGCTGAATCCTTGGTGCTCCTTATTAGTAGTTGGTAGGTTCCTTATCAATGTTGTTATATCAGGGGCCCAGAAACTTGCACATATTCGTGAAAATAGTAACTTCTTCCGATCAGAACTTCAAAAGATGGGATTTGAAGTTCTTGGTGATAGTGACTCACCGGTTATGCCAATAATGCTCTACAACCCAGCAAAGATTCCAGCCTTCTCTAGGGAATGTCTCAAACAGAATGTAAGTATCACTTTTCTTTCAAGCATATAACCATGGTTTAGATGCATAGTCATCAAACTTCGGAACTTCATTGTGCTCTATTTTTCTCTATAAAATTCTCCACTTCTTTGGATGAAGTATTGTCATCCTATCCCTTTGGAATTCATCGTATGTGAACTAAACTGTTGAGAAAAGACGGCACCAGCATGGACATGTAGGATGAAAGTCACCTTGTTAATCGTAGCTGCAGGTTGTTTATGGATCTAATAATAACCCATGCATATTCGAGTATCTTATTGGTTAAATAACTTCTTATACACTTCCAGGAATTCTATAGCTTCTGGGAATTTTACCTCAACATTGTTCAATAGATGGAATGTATATATAAGTACCGTAAGATATGATTATTCTGCTGCCAAAATGTTGTAGGTTGCCATTGTCACTGTTGCATTTCCAGCCACACCTCTTCTTCTTGCAAGAGCTCGTATTTGCATATCGGCTGCACACTCGAAGGAGGACCTTATCAAAGGGCTGGAGGTAAGGCAATTTTTTGGAGATCCACCTTTTATCTCAGTTGGCTTGATCTTGGTCATGGTGTATCTCTTTGTTGTGCAACTCCAGGTCATCAGCAAAGTTGGTGACCTTGTGGGCATCAAGTACTTCCCTGCAGAACCACCTAATCACCAAGGACAGGGCCACAAGAAGCTGGAGTAGAGAAATACCGGTTGTGGGTCAACTGAAGAATTTATGCTGAAATCGAATCCATTTCCAATCACAGAGATGTCTGTTTTCGTCATCTTTGAATCGGATTTTCCCTTGAACGACCCATGTGTTCATCTATCCGAATCTGACTTTGGCCCTCCACATTTAGCCCACATCGTGCTTTCTTATGGACAGTTATCTTGGTAAGTTGTGCTGCTTAAACATGCTTTCCAATTTGTGTATATCATCATGATGCTCAATATGAAAGTCACAAATCTGACTCTAGCATGTTGGAACAATGATATAATCGAATGGCTGttcttagagaaaaatatcaTTGACGTCTTGATTAGCCTGACGTGATCCAGACCCATGTGCATAGGAATGTCCGagatatttctgaagaa
Coding sequences:
- the LOC103999347 gene encoding long chain base biosynthesis protein 2a, which translates into the protein MVRLPYLTALTTLFSYGLLFVFGQLRDFFRKIIDWSKSTSKGLKGYAPICLGLEDFYTRRLYLRIQDCFSRPIASAPDAWIDVVERYSNDNNKTLHRTSNTTKCLNLGSYNYLGFAAADEYCTPRVIESLKKYSSSTCSIRVDGGTTDLHNELEELVARFVGKPAAITFGMGYVTNSAIIPILIGKGGLIISDSLNHNSIVNGARGSGAAVRVFQHNNPSHLEEVLRELIAEGQPRTHRPWKKIIVIVEGIYSMEGELCQLPEIISVCKKYKAYTYLDEAHSIGAVGKTGRGVCELLGVDPADVDIMMGTFTKSFGSCGGYIAASKEIIQYLKYSCPAHLYATSMSPPAVQQVISAIKVILGEDGSSRGAQKLAHIRENSNFFRSELQKMGFEVLGDSDSPVMPIMLYNPAKIPAFSRECLKQNVAIVTVAFPATPLLLARARICISAAHSKEDLIKGLEVISKVGDLVGIKYFPAEPPNHQGQGHKKLE